From Bordetella flabilis, the proteins below share one genomic window:
- a CDS encoding Bug family tripartite tricarboxylate transporter substrate binding protein: MHGSRRKSAPARLCAVAFATLAAVLSIPAGAQQAYPNKPITFIVPYAAGGSSDTRSRQLAQKLGDLLKVPVVVENKPGASGNIGTAQITRAQPDGYTIGLGNFAPLSVNKALYAGNLGFDPDKDIQPVVLIERGAMVLGVNRNSPYKDLDELIKTARANPDKLNYASTGAGGASHLTTELFKSSVGINATHVPYRGGAPAVNDLMAGNVDFYIELASLFMPYAEGDAPRLRLLAVASEKRLAALPDVPTFREAGVADMVVSNWFGVIAPAGTPDAIVRMLNDNINRVLQDPDYKRTVESQGAEVAGGTPADFKAFIADESRRWGGLIAQKHITLQ; encoded by the coding sequence ATGCACGGATCTCGACGTAAATCCGCACCCGCCAGGCTTTGCGCCGTCGCCTTCGCCACATTGGCGGCCGTCTTATCCATCCCGGCCGGCGCCCAGCAAGCCTATCCGAACAAGCCCATCACCTTCATCGTGCCGTACGCCGCGGGCGGCAGCTCGGACACGCGTTCGCGCCAACTGGCGCAAAAGCTCGGCGATCTGCTGAAAGTGCCCGTGGTGGTGGAGAACAAGCCCGGCGCCAGCGGCAACATCGGTACGGCTCAGATCACGCGGGCGCAACCCGATGGCTATACGATCGGCCTGGGCAATTTCGCGCCGCTGTCGGTCAACAAGGCGCTTTACGCCGGCAACCTGGGTTTCGATCCGGACAAGGATATCCAGCCAGTCGTACTGATCGAGCGGGGCGCGATGGTGCTGGGGGTGAACCGGAATTCTCCCTACAAGGACCTGGACGAGTTGATCAAGACGGCCAGGGCCAACCCGGACAAGCTCAACTATGCCTCGACCGGCGCGGGCGGCGCGTCCCATCTGACGACGGAGTTGTTCAAGAGCAGTGTGGGCATCAACGCCACCCACGTGCCGTACCGGGGCGGCGCGCCAGCGGTCAACGACCTGATGGCGGGCAATGTCGATTTCTACATCGAACTGGCCAGCCTTTTCATGCCCTATGCCGAGGGCGACGCGCCACGCCTGCGCCTGCTCGCGGTTGCTTCGGAGAAGCGCCTGGCCGCGTTGCCCGATGTCCCGACTTTCCGCGAAGCGGGCGTGGCCGATATGGTCGTGTCGAACTGGTTCGGCGTCATCGCACCGGCTGGCACGCCCGACGCCATCGTCCGTATGTTGAACGACAACATCAACCGAGTGTTGCAGGACCCGGACTACAAGCGTACGGTGGAATCCCAGGGCGCGGAAGTCGCCGGCGGCACCCCGGCCGACTTCAAGGCCTTCATCGCCGACGAAAGCAGGCGGTGGGGCGGCCTGATCGCGCAGAAGCACATCACCCTCCAATAG